Genomic window (Arthrobacter sp. StoSoilA2):
CGGCGACGCCGTGGACCTCGACCGCTATCCCCGCACGCTTGAGGCCGATATGGCCATCCTTGATGCCGAAGGAGTGGACCTTGTCTTCGCGCCCGCCGTGGACGAGGTGTACCCCGGCGGGCAGCCGCTGGTCCGTGTCACGGCCGGTCCGCTGGGCGGGAAATGGGAAGGCGCCTCACGCCCGGGACACTTCGACGGTGCCCTGACCGTGGTAGCCAAGTTGCTGCACTACGGACTTCCAGGCGGGGCAGCTGCGGACGGTTCCATCCCCGTCTACCGTGCCTACTTTGGCCAGAAGGACGCCCAGCAACTTGCCCTCGTGAAGCGGATGGTCGTGGATCTGAACTTCCCAGTGGAGATCGTGCCCGTGCCAACCGTCCGTGATGACGACGGGCTGGCGCTTTCAAGCCGGAACCGCTTCCTCTCGGTCGAAGAACGCGGGGCAGCGCTGGTGCTCTCGCGGGCTCTGCGCCTCATCGAGTCCCGCGCGAACGCACATGAACCGCTGGACCTGGATTCCGCCGTCGCGCTTGTCCAGTCCCAGCCACTGGTGGAACTGGACTATTTCGACGTCGTGGATCCCGCCACCCTTGAGCCGCTGGCGGAGAACTGCAAGGAAACTCCGTTCCGCGGCGAAGGGCTGGCAATCATTGCCGCCAAGGTAGGTCCGGTGCGGTTGATAGACAACGTTCCGCTTAATTCCTGAGGTTGAATACCCAACGTTTGGATTTTCTGCTGACGGGAATCCCTTGGGCGTCTAGACTGTTCCTGTCTTTACCGGCACCGATCGCCGGACTCCAAGCCCAAACCTGAGGAATCCTCATGTCTACCGACGTCACGTCCGACGCCAACAGCGAGCCCGGTTCCGGCGCGTCCGCAAGTGCGCCCTCCACAGAGGAAGTACTCGCCCAGGCTCCTGTATCCGGGAAGATGTCCCGTGAATCCGTCACGGTCATTGTCACGCTGTTGGTTGCCACTTTTGTGGTGATCCTCAACGAAACCATCATGAACGTGGCGCTCCAGCGGCTGATGACCGATCTCAAGGTTGACGCGCCCACGGTCCAGTGGCTCGCCACCGGGTTCATGCTGACCATGGCGGTCGTCATTCCCACTACCGGGTTCATCCTGCAGCGATTGACCACCCGGGGCTCGTTCATGCTGGCGATGGGACTCTTCAGCGGTGGAACTCTGCTCGCCGCCCTGGCGCCCGGGTTTCCCGTGCTGCTCCTTGCGCGAATCGTCCAGGCCGGCGGCACGGCGATCATGCTGCCCTTGCTGATGACCACAATCCTCACCCTTGTCCCGATGTCCCGGCGCGGAGCCGTCATGGGCAACGTCAGCATCGCCATCTCGGTCGCTCCCGCAATGGGCCCCACCGTTTCAGGCATCATCCTGGACCACTTTTCGTGGCGCTTCATGTTTGTGTTCGTCCTCCCTGTAGCACTGGCTGCCTTGGCGATTGGTGCCAAGTACCTCACCAACGTGGGGGAGCGCGGGAAGACTGGTTTGGACTTCACTTCGGTGGTCCTCACGGTGCCTGCCTTCGGTGGCCTTGTCTATGGCCTCAGCCAGATTGGTGGAGCAAACGCCGGGGTGGTCCCGGTCGTCGCACTCGTAGTGGGACTCGTGTGCCTGGCGCTGTTCGTCTTCCGCCAGCTCAAACTGCAGAAGTCAGACTCGCCACTACTGGATCTCCGGGCCTTCAACTTCCGAATGTTCACAGTGTCCACGCTGCTGATGGTCGTGGCGATGATGGCCCTGTTCGGTGGAGTTATCCTGCTCCCGCTCTACCTGCAGAACACGCTGCACCTCCAACCGATGGAAACCGGCCTTGCCCTCCTGCCCGGCGGTTTGGCCATGGGTCTGTTGGGGCCCGTGATCGGGCGGATCTTCGACAAAGTGGGTCCGCTGCCCCTGACCGTATCCGGTTCAGTCCTCATGGTCCTGACCCTCTGGCAGTTCTCGCGGCTCGATCAGGCCAGCGCCCTCGGATGGGTCATTGCGCTGCACGTAACGTTGAGCCTCGGCCTGGCACTCCTCTTCACGCCGGCCTTCACCACTGGCCTGAACCCGCTGCCTCCGCACCTGTACTCCCACGGATCGGCCATCAT
Coding sequences:
- a CDS encoding MDR family MFS transporter, with protein sequence MSTDVTSDANSEPGSGASASAPSTEEVLAQAPVSGKMSRESVTVIVTLLVATFVVILNETIMNVALQRLMTDLKVDAPTVQWLATGFMLTMAVVIPTTGFILQRLTTRGSFMLAMGLFSGGTLLAALAPGFPVLLLARIVQAGGTAIMLPLLMTTILTLVPMSRRGAVMGNVSIAISVAPAMGPTVSGIILDHFSWRFMFVFVLPVALAALAIGAKYLTNVGERGKTGLDFTSVVLTVPAFGGLVYGLSQIGGANAGVVPVVALVVGLVCLALFVFRQLKLQKSDSPLLDLRAFNFRMFTVSTLLMVVAMMALFGGVILLPLYLQNTLHLQPMETGLALLPGGLAMGLLGPVIGRIFDKVGPLPLTVSGSVLMVLTLWQFSRLDQASALGWVIALHVTLSLGLALLFTPAFTTGLNPLPPHLYSHGSAIMSTAQQVAGAAGTALLVSIFAVVSATSGLVAGMQAAFLAATIIAGAAVVLGSMMRKTEGAGHGGH
- the panC gene encoding pantoate--beta-alanine ligase, with translation MAIKLVTTTAELRTESARLLASKRGTSQGLVPTMGALHSGHAALARTAVAENDVVVATIFVNPLQFGDAVDLDRYPRTLEADMAILDAEGVDLVFAPAVDEVYPGGQPLVRVTAGPLGGKWEGASRPGHFDGALTVVAKLLHYGLPGGAAADGSIPVYRAYFGQKDAQQLALVKRMVVDLNFPVEIVPVPTVRDDDGLALSSRNRFLSVEERGAALVLSRALRLIESRANAHEPLDLDSAVALVQSQPLVELDYFDVVDPATLEPLAENCKETPFRGEGLAIIAAKVGPVRLIDNVPLNS